The following coding sequences are from one Lolium rigidum isolate FL_2022 chromosome 6, APGP_CSIRO_Lrig_0.1, whole genome shotgun sequence window:
- the LOC124667667 gene encoding cytochrome P450 710A1-like: MVDLPPSTGFPDLRAAAPYLAAAVALYFLVEQLSYLRKKGPLPGPSLVVPFLGSVAHMVRDPAGFWDAQAARARESGSGLAADFLIGRFVVFIRDSELSHRVFANVRPDAFHLIGHPFGKRLFGDHNLIYMFGDDHKDLRRRIAPNFTPRALSTYAALQQRVILAHLRRWLDDQAAAANGEPMPLRVPCRDMNLETSQTVFVGPYLSEKARERFAKDYALFNVGLMAMPVDLPGFAFRRARLAVARLVRTLGDCARQSKARMRAGADPECLVDYWMQDTVRETDEAATAGNPPPAHTDDEELGGFLFDFLFAAQDASTSSLCWAVSALESHPDVLARVRAEVAAVWSPESGEPITAEKIQGMRYTQAVAREVVRYRPPATLVPHIAGEPFQLTEWYTVPKGAIVFPSVYESSFQGFPAPDAFDPDRFFSDARREDVAFKRNFLAFGAGAHQCVGQRYALNHLVLFLALFVSVADFKRDTTDGCDDPVYMPTIVPRDGCSVYLKQRCASFPSF; the protein is encoded by the coding sequence ATGGTAGACCTCCCGCCATCAACCGGTTTCCCGGACCTGCGCGCCGCGGCGCCGTacctggcggcggcggtggcgctctACTTCCTGGTCGAGCAGCTGTCCTACCTCCGCAAGAAGGGCCCTCTACCAGGCCCGTCCCTCGTCGTCCCGTTCCTCGGCAGCGTCGCGCACATGGTCCGCGACCCGGCGGGGTTCTGGGACGCGCAGGCGGCGCGCGCCAGGGAGTCGGGCTCCGGCCTCGCCGCCGACTTCCTCATCGGCCGCTTCGTCGTCTTCATCCGCGACTCGGAGCTCTCCCACCGCGTCTTCGCCAACGTCCGCCCCGACGCCTTCCACCTCATCGGCCACCCCTTCGGCAAGCGCCTCTTCGGCGACCACAACCTCATCTACATGTTCGGCGACGACCACAAGGACCTGCGCCGCCGGATCGCGCCAAACTTCACGCCCCGCGCGCTCTCCACCTACGCCGCGCTCCAGCAGCGGGTCATCCTCGCCCACCTCCGCCGCTGGCTCGAcgaccaggccgccgccgccaacggcgaGCCCATGCCGCTGCGGGTGCCCTGCCGCGACATGAACCTCGAGACCTCCCAGACGGTCTTCGTCGGGCCATACCTCTCCGAGAAGGCCCGGGAGCGCTTCGCCAAGGACTACGCGCTCTTCAACGTCGGCCTCATGGCCATGCCCGTCGACCTGCCCGGCTTCGCCTTCCGCCGCGCCAGGCTCGCCGTCGCGCGCCTGGTCCGCACGCTCGGGGACTGCGCGCGCCAGAGCAAGGCGCGCATGCGCGCCGGCGCCGaccccgagtgcctcgtcgactACTGGATGCAGGACACGGTGCGCGAGACGGACGAGGCCGCCACGGCGGGGAACCCGCCGCCCGCGCACACCGACGACGAGGAGCTCGGGGGATTCCTGTTCGACTTCCTCTTCGCCGCGCAGGACGCGTCCACCTCCTCGCTCTGCTGGGCGGTCTCCGCGCTAGAGTCCCACCCGGACGTGCTCGCCCGCGTGCGCGCCGAGGTGGCGGCCGTCTGGTCGCCCGAGTCCGGCGAGCCCATCACCGCCGAGAAGATCCAGGGGATGAGGTACACGCAGGCGGTGGCGCGCGAGGTGGTCCGCTACCGGCCGCCGGCGACGCTGGTGCCGCACATCGCCGGCGAGCCGTTCCAGCTCACCGAGTGGTACACGGTGCCCAAGGGCGCCATCGTCTTCCCGTCCGTCTACGAGTCCTCCTTCCAGGGCTTCCCGGCGCCCGACGCCTTCGACCCGGACCGCTTCTTCTCCGACGCGCGCAGGGAGGACGTGGCGTTCAAGCGCAACTTCCTGGCATTCGGCGCCGGCGCGCACCAGTGCGTCGGCCAGCGCTACGCCCTCAACCACCTCGTGCTCTTCCTCGCGCTCTTCGTCTCCGTCGCAGACTTCAAGCGGGACACCACGGACGGCTGCGACGACCCCGTGTACATGCCCACCATCGTCCCCAGGGACGGCTGCTCCGTCTACCTCAAGCAACGCTGCGCAAGCTTCCCGTCCTTCTGA
- the LOC124664974 gene encoding uncharacterized protein LOC124664974, with protein MKRRTGRRGRDVEEAMLPKKKKQRMAEAQEIVRPEKKQRTADVEKSAYLVVGHGYVSPAFSVFKIEPYTDGGGDTPVRIPRRLDRLKRNHNMSFVPFKSKDRRWIVGVGGCSTDRRRYGPGTIIFDTGKQLVIRGPEPKSVKSYPILLPIGHKIYALARTPSVVGPLNFVPWFEVLDLSSAREVDDRLTNCKWRRLKRPPFFPWELTPGDYVCPPSVTVKSYAAVGSRILVSVTGHVGTYAFDTSSNRWSTVDDKNCLPFVNGADPHSPGLFLGLSRTMKAIAGYKINVDGAKPLSVVEIPVVSKLEDVDLVVHSYNFLSLGVDRGFCFMSCWSVDETRVFQLQFGMQPRFLQLQVKLQPSFFSCKRSYN; from the coding sequence ATGAAGAGGAGGACCGGTAGAAGAGGTAGGGACGTGGAGGAGGCCATgctcccgaagaagaagaagcagaggatGGCCGAAGCGCAGGAGATCGTTCGCCCGGAGAAGAAGCAGAGGACGGCCGACGTGGAGAAGTCGGCCTACCTGGTGGTAGGCCATGGGTACGTGAGCCCTGCCTTTTCCGTGTTCAAGATCGAACCCTACACCGACGGCGGCGGAGACACACCGGTGAGAATCCCACGCCGCCTCGATCGCCTCAAACGCAACCACAACATGTCTTTCGTCCCCTTCAAATCGAAGgaccgccggtggatcgtcggCGTAGGCGGCTGCTCAACCGATAGGCGCCGCTACGGCCCGGGGACCATCATCTTCGACACCGGGAAGCAGTTGGTGATCCGTGGACCGGAGCCTAAGTCGGTCAAGAGCTACCCGATCCTGCTACCAATCGGCCACAAGATCTACGCCCTGGCCCGAACCCCCTCCGTGGTTGGACCGCTCAACTTCGTGCCCTGGTTCGAGGTCCTCGACCTCTCGAGTGCACGGGAAGTCGACGACCGTCTAACCAACTGCAAGTGGAGACGCCTGAAGCGGCCGCCATTCTTTCCCTGGGAACTCACCCCAGGGGATTACGTTTGTCCACCGAGTGTTACGGTCAAGTCCTACGCCGCCGTGGGCTCCCGCATACTGGTGTCCGTGACCGGACATGTGGGCACCTACGCGTTTGACACCAGCTCCAACAGGTGGTCGACGGTGGATGACAAGAACTGCCTGCCGTTTGTCAACGGCGCCGACCCGCACAGCCCTGGGCTCTTCCTCGGCTTATCAAGGACAATGAAGGCCATCGCCGGATACAAGATCAATGTCGATGGCGCTAAGCCACTCTCTGTGGTTGAGATTCCGGTCGTGTCTAAGTTGGAAGATGTAGACCTGGTGGTGCATAGCTACAATTTCCTTTCCCTGGGGGTTGACAGGGGCTTCTGCTTCATGAGCTGTTGGAGCGTTGATGAAACGAGAGTTTTTCAGTTGCAATTTGGGATGCAACCGAGATTTCTACAGTTGCAAGTGAAGTTGCAACCAAGCTTTTTTAGTTGCAAGCGGAGTTACAACTGA